In the Carassius gibelio isolate Cgi1373 ecotype wild population from Czech Republic chromosome A2, carGib1.2-hapl.c, whole genome shotgun sequence genome, one interval contains:
- the dnm3b gene encoding dynamin-3, with amino-acid sequence MGNRGMEDLIPLVNRLQDAFSSIGQSCNLDLPQIAVVGGQSAGKSSVLENFVGRDFLPRGSGIVTRRPLVLQLINANAEWAEFLHCKGKKFTDFDEVRQEIEAETDRVTGANKGISPVPINLRVYSPNVLNLTLIDLPGITKVPVGDQPADIEHQIRDMIMQFICRESCLILAVTPANTDLANSDALKLAKDVDPQGQRTIGVITKLDLMDEGTDARDVLENKLLPLRRGYIGVVNRSQKDIDGKKDIKAALAAERKFFLSHPAYRHIADSMGTPHLQKVLNQQLTNHIRDTLPAFRSKLQSQLLSLDREAEEYRHYRPDDPSRKTKALLQMVQQFSVDFEKRIEGSGDQVDTVELSGGAKINRIFHERFPFELVKMECDEKEMRREISYAIKNIHGIRTGLFTPDMAFEAIVKKQIVKIKEPCIKCIDLVVQELINTVRQCSNKLDSFPRLREETERIVTSHIRDRESQAKEQVLLLIDVQLAYINTNHEDFIGFANAQQRSSQANKKSSAGNQVIRKGWLTINNISIMKGGAKEYWFVLTAESLSWFKDDEEKEKKYMLPLDNLKVRDVEKSFMSSKHMFAIFNTEQRNVFKDNRFLELACDTLEEVESWRASLLRAGVYPERAVVESESSGPAENFSMDPQLERKVETIRNLVDSYMAIVNKCIRDLMPKSIMHLMINNVKDFINAELLAQLYSAGDQNALMDESQEQVQRREEVLRTHHALKEALAIIGDISTTTITTPLPPPVDNSWLSAGAGGSRRSPPPSPTAPRRMSAGQRPAGRGAPPPPSRPGPLGPLNTSADSPQVPSRPNRAPPSIPSRRPPPSPTRQVPP; translated from the exons ATGGGGAACCGGGGTATGGAGGATTTGATCCCGCTGGTCAACCGGCTGCAGGACGCGTTCAGCTCGATCGGTCAGAGCTGTAACCTGGACCTGCCGCAGATCGCGGTGGTGGGGGGGCAGAGCGCCGGGAAGAGCTCGGTGCTGGAGAACTTCGTGGGCAG GGATTTTCTGCCGCGTGGATCCGGGATCGTCACACGCAGACCCCTTGTTCTGCAGCTCATCAATGCAAACGCAG AGTGGGCCGAGTTCCTGCACTGCAAAGGGAAGAAGTTCACAGATTTCGATGAAGTGCGTCAGGAGATCGAGGCTGAGACCGACCGCGTCACTGGAGCCAATAAGGGCATTTCTCCCGTTCCCATCAACCTGAGGGTGTATTCCCCGAACG TGCTGAATCTGACCCTCATTGACCTGCCGGGCATCACTAAAGTGCCGGTGGGAGATCAGCCGGCCGACATCGAGCATCAGATCCGAGACATGATCATGCAGTTCATCTGCCGCGAGAGCTGCCTGATCCTCGCTGTCACTCCGGCCAACACTGACCTGGCCAACTCTGACGCGCTCAAACTGGCCAAAGACGTGGACCCTCAGG GACAGAGGACCATCGGTGTGATCACTAAACTGGATCTGATGGATGAAGGAACAGACGCTCGAGACGTTCTGGAGAACAAGCTCCTGCCTCTGCGTCGCG GGTACATCGGCGTGGTGAACCGCAGTCAGAAAGACATCGACGGGAAGAAGGACATCAAAGCCGCTCTGGCAGCAGAGAGGAAGTTCTTCCTGAGCCATCCGGCCTACAGACACATAGCGGACAGCATGGGCACGCCACACCTGCAGAAGGTCCTCAATCAG CAACTGACCAACCACATCCGGGACACGCTCCCGGCGTTCCGCAGTAAACTCCAGTCGCAGCTGCTGTCTCTGGACCGAGAGGCCGAGGAGTACCGGCACTACCGGCCCGACGACCCGTCACGCAAGACCAAAGCCCTGCTGCA gatggTGCAGCAGTTCTCCGTGGACTTCGAGAAGCGCATCGAAGGCTCTGGTGATCAGGTGGACACCGTGGAGCTCTCTGGAGGAGCCAAGATCAACCGCATCTTCCACGAGCGCTTCCCGTTCGAGCTGGTCAAG atggagtgtGACGAGAAGGAAATGCGTCGGGAAATCAGCTACGCCATCAAGAACATCCATGGCATCAG GACGGGTCTGTTCACTCCAGACATGGCCTTCGAGGCGATCGTGAAGAAGCAGATCGTGAAGATCAAGGAGCCGTGTATTAAGTGCATTGATCTGGTGGTTCAGGAGCTGATCAACACGGTCCGTCAGTGCTCTAATAAG CTGGATTCGTTCCCTCGCCTGCGGGAGGAGACGGAGAGGATCGTCACGTCTCATATCCGTGACCGAGAGAGCCAGGCCAAAGAGCAG GTGCTGCTGCTCATTGACGTTCAGCTCGCATACATCAACACCAACCACGAGGACTTCATCGGCTTCGCCAA tgCTCAGCAGAGGAGTAGCCAGGCGAATAAGAAGAGTTCTGCTGGGAATCAG GTGATCCGTAAGGGCTGGCTGACCATCAATAACATCAGCATCATGAAGGGAGGAGCGAAGGAGTACTGGTTCGTGCTGACCGCCGAGAGCCTGTCCTGGTTCAAAGATGACGAG GAGAAAGAGAAGAAGTACATGCTGCCCCTGGACAATCTGAAGGTCAGAGATGTGGAGAAAAGCTTCATGTCCAGCAAGCACATGTTTGCCATCTTCAACACTGAGCAGCG GAACGTGTTCAAGGACAACCGTTTCCTGGAGCTGGCGTGTGACACTCTGGAGGAGGTGGAGAGCTGGAGAGCGTCGCTGCTGCGGGCTGGCGTTTATCCCGAGAGGGCCGTG GTGGAGAGTGAGAGTTCAGGTCCGGCGGAGAACTTCTCCATGGATCCTCAGCTGGAGAGGAAGGTGGAGACCATCAGGAACCTGGTGGACTCCTACATGGCCATCGTCAACAAATGCATCCGTGACCTCATGCCCAAGAGCATCATGCATCTGATGATCAATAAC GTGAAAGACTTCATTAATGCGGAGCTCCTGGCGCAGCTGTACTCTGCTGGAGATCAGAACGCGTTGATGGACGAGTCTCAGGAGCAGGTGCAGCGGAGAGAGGAGGTTCTGCGCACACACCACGCTCTGAAAGAAGCTCTGGCCATCATCGGAGACATCtccaccaccaccatcaccacaCCGCTGCCTCCGCCGGTCGATAACTCCTGGCTGAGCGCCGGTGCGGGTGGCTCTCGCAG GTCTCCTCCTCCGAGCCCCACGGCTCCACGCCGGATGTCTGCGGGACAGAGACCCGCTGGTAGAGGTGCTCCTCCGCCTCCGTCTCGGCCCGGACCGCTAGGGCCCTTGAATACCAGCGCTGACAGCCCACAGGTTCCCAGCCGGCCCAACCGAGCGCCTCCCAGCATTCCCAG CCGTCGTCCTCCACCTTCCCCGACCAGACAGGTTCCCCCTTAA
- the LOC128022150 gene encoding zinc finger protein 501-like isoform X1 produces MGVNGNANASEVLLQDGSPHPTSTSGRLPCRLDCACDRILPGVAPAEQLPLNERARSRERRSSVVTFAGVEKEVSVKMEFIKEESEEVSNAETEREKEEETEEQRDLLEVKVESEEVNEDHQKIITGEQSQTEDDFSQKRTGAKKSPFSCSQCGKCFTLKVNLNSHIRIHSGERNFSCLQCGSSFFKNADLKRHLQTHSGEKPFSCPHCSKSFTRKESLENHIRIHTGEKPFTCLLCDKSFIRKGHFKNHMRIHSGERPFTCHECGKSFTQATILRNHQHSHSGERPFGCDRCAKSFISAKHLKIHQKIHQKLFLCSFCGKMFSQLGYLKEHQKIHTGEKAHVCSVCGNSFSRAKYLKEHQKIHTGEKPYKCLHCDKSFSQSGNLKIHERVHTGEKPHRCRPCGRSFITSSALLSHRTNCVQKLPK; encoded by the exons atgggagtcaatgggaatgctaacgcaagtgaagttctgctacaagatggcagcccccacccgacttcaacttccggtcgacttccttgccgcctggattGCGCCTGTGATCGTATACTTCCGGGTGTCGCGCCAGCGGAGCAGCTGCCATTGAATGAACGGGCGCGTTCCCGTGAGCGGAGGAGCAGCGTCGTGACG TTTGCAGGTGTAGAAAAGGAAGTTTCtgtaaagatggagtttattaaagaggagagtgaagaagtGAGTAATGCAGAAACAGAacgagagaaagaggaagaaactGAGGAACAGAGAG ATCTGCTGGAAGTGAAGGTGGAAAGTGAAGAAGTGAATGAAGATCATCAGAAGATCATAACGGGAGAACAATCACAGACTGAAGATGACTTCTCCCAGAAGAGAACAGGAGCTAAGAAATCTCcgttcagctgctctcagtgcgGGAAGTGTTTCACGCTCAAAGTCAACCTCAACAGCCACATCAGAATCCACAGCGGAGAGAGAAACTTCAGCTGTCTGCAGTGCGGCAGCAGCTTCTTCAAGAACGCAGACCTGAAGAGACACTTACAGACCCACAGCGGAGAGAAGCCCTTCAGCTGCCCGCACTGCTCCAAGAGCTTCACACGCAAGGAGAGCCTGGAGAACCACATCcggatccacaccggagagaagccctTCACCTGCCTCCTGTGTGACAAGAGCTTCATCCGCAAGGGACACTTCAAGAACCACATGAGGATTCACTCTGGAGAGAGACCGTTCACGTGTCAcgagtgtggaaagagcttcacaCAGGCTACGATCCTCAGAAACCACCAGCACTCACACTCTGGAGAACGACCCTTCGGCTGCGATCGCTGCGCAAAGAGCTTCATCTCAGCAAAGCACCTGAAGATACACCAGAAAATACACCAGAAGCTCTTCCTGTGCTCCTTCTGTGGAAAGATGTTTTCACAGCTGGGTTACCTGAAGGAGCACCAGaagatccacaccggagagaaagcTCACGTGTGCTCGGTGTGTGGGAACAGCTTCTCCAGAGCCAAATATCTGAAGGAACACCAGAAAATCCATACAGGAGAGAAACCCTACAAGTGCTTGCACTGCGACAAGAGTTTCAGTCAGTCAGGTAACCTGAAGATACATGAGAgagttcacaccggagagaaaccgcACCGCTGCCGGCCGTGTGGACGTAGCTTCATCACCTCCAGCGCTCTCCTGTCGCACAGGACAAACTGCGTCCAGAAGTTACCAAAGTGA
- the LOC128022150 gene encoding gastrula zinc finger protein XlCGF8.2DB-like isoform X2 gives MEFIKEESEEVSNAETEREKEEETEEQRDLLEVKVESEEVNEDHQKIITGEQSQTEDDFSQKRTGAKKSPFSCSQCGKCFTLKVNLNSHIRIHSGERNFSCLQCGSSFFKNADLKRHLQTHSGEKPFSCPHCSKSFTRKESLENHIRIHTGEKPFTCLLCDKSFIRKGHFKNHMRIHSGERPFTCHECGKSFTQATILRNHQHSHSGERPFGCDRCAKSFISAKHLKIHQKIHQKLFLCSFCGKMFSQLGYLKEHQKIHTGEKAHVCSVCGNSFSRAKYLKEHQKIHTGEKPYKCLHCDKSFSQSGNLKIHERVHTGEKPHRCRPCGRSFITSSALLSHRTNCVQKLPK, from the exons atggagtttattaaagaggagagtgaagaagtGAGTAATGCAGAAACAGAacgagagaaagaggaagaaactGAGGAACAGAGAG ATCTGCTGGAAGTGAAGGTGGAAAGTGAAGAAGTGAATGAAGATCATCAGAAGATCATAACGGGAGAACAATCACAGACTGAAGATGACTTCTCCCAGAAGAGAACAGGAGCTAAGAAATCTCcgttcagctgctctcagtgcgGGAAGTGTTTCACGCTCAAAGTCAACCTCAACAGCCACATCAGAATCCACAGCGGAGAGAGAAACTTCAGCTGTCTGCAGTGCGGCAGCAGCTTCTTCAAGAACGCAGACCTGAAGAGACACTTACAGACCCACAGCGGAGAGAAGCCCTTCAGCTGCCCGCACTGCTCCAAGAGCTTCACACGCAAGGAGAGCCTGGAGAACCACATCcggatccacaccggagagaagccctTCACCTGCCTCCTGTGTGACAAGAGCTTCATCCGCAAGGGACACTTCAAGAACCACATGAGGATTCACTCTGGAGAGAGACCGTTCACGTGTCAcgagtgtggaaagagcttcacaCAGGCTACGATCCTCAGAAACCACCAGCACTCACACTCTGGAGAACGACCCTTCGGCTGCGATCGCTGCGCAAAGAGCTTCATCTCAGCAAAGCACCTGAAGATACACCAGAAAATACACCAGAAGCTCTTCCTGTGCTCCTTCTGTGGAAAGATGTTTTCACAGCTGGGTTACCTGAAGGAGCACCAGaagatccacaccggagagaaagcTCACGTGTGCTCGGTGTGTGGGAACAGCTTCTCCAGAGCCAAATATCTGAAGGAACACCAGAAAATCCATACAGGAGAGAAACCCTACAAGTGCTTGCACTGCGACAAGAGTTTCAGTCAGTCAGGTAACCTGAAGATACATGAGAgagttcacaccggagagaaaccgcACCGCTGCCGGCCGTGTGGACGTAGCTTCATCACCTCCAGCGCTCTCCTGTCGCACAGGACAAACTGCGTCCAGAAGTTACCAAAGTGA